In Rattus norvegicus strain BN/NHsdMcwi chromosome 3, GRCr8, whole genome shotgun sequence, a genomic segment contains:
- the Plcb2 gene encoding 1-phosphatidylinositol 4,5-bisphosphate phosphodiesterase beta-2 isoform X4, with protein MSLLNPVLLPPKVKAYLSQGERFIKWDDETSIASPVILRVDPKGYYLYWTHQSKEMEFLDVTSIRDTRFGKFAKIPKSQKLREVFNMDFPDNHFLLKTFTVVSGPDMVGLTFHNFVSYKENVGKDWAEDVLALAKHPMTANASRSTFLDKILVKLKMQLSPEGKIPVKNFFQMFPADRKRVEAALSACHLAKGKNDAINPEDFPESVYKSFLMSLCPRPEIDEIFTSYHAKAKPYMTKEHLTKFINQKQRDPRLNSLLFPPARPEQVQALIDKYEPSGINVQRGQLSPEGMVWFLCGPENSVLAHDTLRIHQDMTQPLNHYFINSSHNTYLTAGQFSGPSSAEMYRQVLLSGCRCVELDCWKGKPPDEEPIITHGFTMTTDILFKEAVEAIAESAFKTSPYPVILSFENHVDSPRQQAKMAEYCRTMFGETLLTEPLENFPP; from the exons ATGTCTTTGCTCAACCCTGTCCTGTTGCCCCCTAAGGTGAAGGCATATCTGAGCCAAGGGGAGCGCTTCATCAAGTGGGACGAT GAAACCTCAATAGCCTCCCCTGTTATCCTTCGGGTGGATCCCAAGGGCTATTACTTATACTGGACACATCAAAGTAAG GAGATGGAATTTCTGGATGTCACGAGCATCCGAGACACTCGCTTTGGGAAGTTTGCCAAGATACCCAAG AGCCAGAAACTCCGGGAGGTATTCAACATGGACTTTCCAGACAACCACTTCCTGCTGAAAACATTCACAGTGGTATCCGGCCCGGACATGGTGGGCCTCACCTTCCACAATTTTGTCTCTTACAAGGAGAACGTAGGCAAG GATTGGGCTGAGGATGTACTGGCTCTGGCCAAACACCCAATGACAGCCAATGCTTCTCGAAGCACATTCCTAGACAAGAT CCTGGTGAAGCTTAAAATGCAGCTGAGCCCTGAAGGGAAGATCCCTGTGAAGAA TTTTTTCCAGATGTTTCCTGCCGATCGCAAACGTGTAGAAGCTGCCCTCAGTGCCTGTCACCTTGCAAAAGGCAAG AATGATGCTATCAATCCCGAGGACTTCCCAGAATCTGTGTACAAGAGCTTCCTCATGAGCCTCTGTCCTCGGCCAGAAATTGATGAGATCTTCACTTCTTA TCATGCTAAAGCCAAACCCTACATGACCAAGGAGCACCTGACCAAATTCATCAATCAGAAGCAACGAGACCCTCGACTCAATTCCTTGCTGTTCCCACCAGCCCGGCCTGAGCAGGTGCAGGCGCTCATTGACAAGTACGAGCCCAGCGGCATCAATGTGCAGAGGG GCCAACTGTCACCAGAGGGCATGGTCTGGTTTCTCTGTGGACCAGAGAACAGTGTCCTGGCCCATGATACTCTGCGGATCCACCAAGACATGACACAGCCTCTGAATCACTACTTCATCAACTCCTCACACAACACCTACCTGACAG CTGGCCAGTTTTCAGGCCCTTCCTCGGCTGAGATGTACCGCCAGGTGCTGCTATCTGGCTGCCGTTGTGTAGAATTAGATTGTTGGAAAGGAAAGCCCCCCGACGAAGAACCCATCATCACCCACGGCTTCACTATGACCACAGATATCTTGTTCAAG GAAGCAGTCGAAGCCATTGCAGAAAGTGCCTTTAAGACCTCCCCATATCCTGTCATCCTGTCATTTGAAAACCACGTGGACTC ACCCCGCCAACAGGCTAAGATGGCCGAGTACTGCCGGACCATGTTTGGAGAGACCTTGCTCACAGAGCCCCTGGAAAACTTTCCT CCCTGA
- the Plcb2 gene encoding 1-phosphatidylinositol 4,5-bisphosphate phosphodiesterase beta-2 isoform X1 produces MSLLNPVLLPPKVKAYLSQGERFIKWDDETSIASPVILRVDPKGYYLYWTHQSKEMEFLDVTSIRDTRFGKFAKIPKSQKLREVFNMDFPDNHFLLKTFTVVSGPDMVGLTFHNFVSYKENVGKDWAEDVLALAKHPMTANASRSTFLDKILVKLKMQLSPEGKIPVKNFFQMFPADRKRVEAALSACHLAKGKNDAINPEDFPESVYKSFLMSLCPRPEIDEIFTSYHAKAKPYMTKEHLTKFINQKQRDPRLNSLLFPPARPEQVQALIDKYEPSGINVQRGQLSPEGMVWFLCGPENSVLAHDTLRIHQDMTQPLNHYFINSSHNTYLTAGQFSGPSSAEMYRQVLLSGCRCVELDCWKGKPPDEEPIITHGFTMTTDILFKEAVEAIAESAFKTSPYPVILSFENHVDSPRQQAKMAEYCRTMFGETLLTEPLENFPLKPGMPLPSPEDLRGKILIKNKKNQFSGPASPNKKPDGVSEGGFPSSVPVEEDTGWTAEDRTEVEEGEEEEEVEEEEEEESGNLDEEEIKKMQSDEGTAGLEVTAYEEMSSLVNYIQPTKFISFEFSAQKNRSYLVSSFTELKAYELLSKASMQFVDYNKRQMSRVYPKGTRMDSSNYMPQMFWNAGCQMVALNFQTMDLPMQQNMALFEFNGQSGYLLKHEFMRRQDKQFNPFSVDRIDVVVATTLSITVISGQFLSERSVRTYVEVELFGLPGDPKRRYRTKLSPTANSINPVWKEEPFIFEKILVPELASLRIAVMEEGGKFIGHRIIPINALHSGYHHLCLRSESNMPLTMPALFVFLEMKDYVPDTWADLTVALANPIKYFSAHDKKSVKLKEVTGSLPEATLIQKLFSGIPVASQSNGAPVSAGNGSTAPGTKAKEEATKEVAEPQTTSLEELRELKGVVKLQRRHEKELRELERRGARRWEELLQRGAAQLAELQDPAASCKLRPGKGSRKKRIVPCEETIVVPREVLEGPDPRVQDLKDRLEQELQQQGEEQYRSVLKRKEQHVTEQIAKMMELAREKQAAELKSFKETSETDTKEMKKKLEAKRLERIQAMTKVTTDKVAQERLKREINNSHIQEVVQAVKQMTETLERHQEKLEEKQTACLEQIQAMEKQFQEKALAEYEAKMKGLEAEVKESMRACFKACFPTEAEEKPERPCEASEESCPQEPLVNKTDTQESRL; encoded by the exons ATGTCTTTGCTCAACCCTGTCCTGTTGCCCCCTAAGGTGAAGGCATATCTGAGCCAAGGGGAGCGCTTCATCAAGTGGGACGAT GAAACCTCAATAGCCTCCCCTGTTATCCTTCGGGTGGATCCCAAGGGCTATTACTTATACTGGACACATCAAAGTAAG GAGATGGAATTTCTGGATGTCACGAGCATCCGAGACACTCGCTTTGGGAAGTTTGCCAAGATACCCAAG AGCCAGAAACTCCGGGAGGTATTCAACATGGACTTTCCAGACAACCACTTCCTGCTGAAAACATTCACAGTGGTATCCGGCCCGGACATGGTGGGCCTCACCTTCCACAATTTTGTCTCTTACAAGGAGAACGTAGGCAAG GATTGGGCTGAGGATGTACTGGCTCTGGCCAAACACCCAATGACAGCCAATGCTTCTCGAAGCACATTCCTAGACAAGAT CCTGGTGAAGCTTAAAATGCAGCTGAGCCCTGAAGGGAAGATCCCTGTGAAGAA TTTTTTCCAGATGTTTCCTGCCGATCGCAAACGTGTAGAAGCTGCCCTCAGTGCCTGTCACCTTGCAAAAGGCAAG AATGATGCTATCAATCCCGAGGACTTCCCAGAATCTGTGTACAAGAGCTTCCTCATGAGCCTCTGTCCTCGGCCAGAAATTGATGAGATCTTCACTTCTTA TCATGCTAAAGCCAAACCCTACATGACCAAGGAGCACCTGACCAAATTCATCAATCAGAAGCAACGAGACCCTCGACTCAATTCCTTGCTGTTCCCACCAGCCCGGCCTGAGCAGGTGCAGGCGCTCATTGACAAGTACGAGCCCAGCGGCATCAATGTGCAGAGGG GCCAACTGTCACCAGAGGGCATGGTCTGGTTTCTCTGTGGACCAGAGAACAGTGTCCTGGCCCATGATACTCTGCGGATCCACCAAGACATGACACAGCCTCTGAATCACTACTTCATCAACTCCTCACACAACACCTACCTGACAG CTGGCCAGTTTTCAGGCCCTTCCTCGGCTGAGATGTACCGCCAGGTGCTGCTATCTGGCTGCCGTTGTGTAGAATTAGATTGTTGGAAAGGAAAGCCCCCCGACGAAGAACCCATCATCACCCACGGCTTCACTATGACCACAGATATCTTGTTCAAG GAAGCAGTCGAAGCCATTGCAGAAAGTGCCTTTAAGACCTCCCCATATCCTGTCATCCTGTCATTTGAAAACCACGTGGACTC ACCCCGCCAACAGGCTAAGATGGCCGAGTACTGCCGGACCATGTTTGGAGAGACCTTGCTCACAGAGCCCCTGGAAAACTTTCCT CTGAAACCTGGCATGCCTCTGCCTAGCCCTGAGGACCTCCGGGGCAAGATCCTCATTAAGAATAAGAAGAACCAGTTTTCTGGGCCAGCATCCCCCAACAAGAAGCCTGATGGGGTGTCTGAGGGCGGCTTCCCATCTAGTGTCCCTGTAGAAGAGGACACGG GGTGGACTGCTGAGGACCGGactgaggtggaggagggagaggaggaggaggaggtggaagaagaggaagaggaggagtcaggAAACCTGgatgaagaagaaattaagaagatGCAGTCTGATGAG gGCACAGCAGGCTTGGAGGTGACAGCTTATGAGGAAATGTCCAGCCTTGTCAATTACATCCAGCCCACCAAGTTTATCTCCTTCGAgttctctgcac AGAAGAACAGGAGTTACCTTGTCTCTTCCTTCACGGAGCTCAAGGCCTACGAGCTGCTCTCCAAGGCCTCCATGCAGTTTGTGGA CTATAATAAACGCCAGATGAGCCGCGTGTACCCCAAGGGCACGCGCATGGACTCTTCCAACTACATGCCCCAGATGTTCTGGAATGCCGGATGTCAGATGGTTGCCCTCAATTTCCAGACAATGG ATCTGCCCATGCAGCAGAACATGGCACTGTTTGAGTTCAACGGGCAGAGTGGCTACCTCCTAAAGCACGAGTTCATGCGCAGGCAGGACAAGCAGTTCAACCCCTTCTCGGTGGACCGCATTGATGTGGTGGTTGCCACTACCCTTTCCATTACG GTCATCTCTGGGCAGTTCCTGTCAGAGCGCAGTGTGCGCACCTATGTGGAAGTAGAACTGTTTGGCCTCCCAGGGGACCCCAAGAGGCGCTATCGTACCAAGCTGTCACCTACTGCTAACTCCATCAATCCTGTCTGGAAGGAGGAACCCTTCATTTTTGAGAAG ATCTTGGTGCCTGAGCTGGCCTCCCTCAGGATAGCTGTAATGGAAGAAGGCGGCAAATTTATTGGACATCGCATCATCCCCATCAATGCCTTACATTCCG GATACCACCATCTGTGCCTGCGCAGTGAGAGCAACATGCCTCTCACCATGCCTGCTCTCTTCGTCTTCCTGGAGATGAAGGACTATGTACCTGACACGTGGGCAG ATCTTACTGTGGCTCTTGCCAACCCCATCAAGTACTTCAGTGCCCATGATAAGAAGTCTGTGAAGCTCAAAGAAGTGACAGGAAGTCTGCCTGAG GCCACCCTCATACAGAAGCTCTTCTCTGGGATTCCTGTTGCCAGCCAGTCCAACGGGGCTCCAGTCTCCGCAGGCAATGGGTCAACAG CGCCTGGGACCAAGGCCAAGGAGGAAGCTACGAAGGAAGTGGCAG AGCCACAGACCACTAGCTTGGAAGAGCTGCGGGAGCTGAAGGGCGTGGTGAAGCTGCAGCGGAGACATGAGAAGGAGCTTCGAGAGCTGGAGCGGCGTGGAGCCCGGCGCTGGGAGGAGCTGCTGCAGCGTGGCGCTGCACAGCTAGCGGAGCTCCAGGACCCAGCAGCAAGCTGCAAGCTCCGCCCGGGCAAGGGCTCCCGCAAGAAGAG GATCGTGCCCTGTGAGGAGACCATCGTGGTGCCTAGGGAGGTCCTCGAGGGACCGGACCCCCGCGTGCAGGATCTGAAGGAcaggctggagcaggagctgCAGCAGCAAGGCGAGGAGCAGTACCGCTCTGTCCTCAAGCGTAAGGAGCAGCACGTGACCGAG caaATCGCCAAGATGATGGAGCTGGCCAGAGAGAAACAGGCTGCTGAACTCAAGAGCTTCAAGGAGACCTCGGAAAC TGACACCAAAGAGATGAAGAAAAAACTGGAGGCCAAAAGGCTGGAGCGGATCCAAGCCATGACCAAAGTCACCACAGACAAGGTGGCCCAGGAGAG GCTCAAGAGAGAAATTAACAACTCCCACATCCAGGAGGTGGTGCAGGCTGTCAAGCAG ATGACAGAGACCCTGGAGCGTCACCAGGAGAAGCTGGAAGAGAAGCAGACAGCCTGCCTGGAGCAGATCCAGGCAATGGAAAAGCAG TTCCAGGAGAAGGCGCTGGCAGAGTATGAGGCCAAGATGAAGGGCCTGGAGGCTGAAGTAAAGGAGTCAATGCGGGCTTGCTTCAAGGCCTGCTTCCCCACGGAAGCAGAAGAGAAGCCTGAGAGGCCCTGTGAGGCCTCTGAGGAGTCGTGTCCACAGGAGCCACTTGTGAACAAGACAGACACTCAGGAGAGCCGCCTCTGA